A window of Pedobacter lusitanus contains these coding sequences:
- a CDS encoding EamA family transporter, whose amino-acid sequence MNSKKSITIPPIPAVLLAIISVQGGAAIAKGLFPVLGAESTALIRIGLSAVILMAVNRTNLRNLTAQQWKAVIPYGLCLGVMNLVFYMAIKRIPIGLGVTLEFVGPLMLATFGSKRIQDYLWVLLAAAGIAFIAPWSNKGIDLLGVFLALAAGAFWAGYIALGGRISKIMKGGDAVTVGMLFATLIVAPIGISSGGLMQMTPALFLLGTALALLSSAIPFTLEINALREMPARTFSILMSLEPAVAALSGLFLLHEYLTFYQWLAIACVVIASTGATLTTKKAIVQENG is encoded by the coding sequence ATGAATTCTAAAAAATCAATTACAATACCACCAATACCAGCCGTTCTTTTAGCCATTATCAGTGTACAGGGGGGAGCCGCAATTGCAAAAGGCTTATTTCCTGTTTTAGGAGCCGAAAGTACAGCGCTGATCCGGATAGGATTATCCGCTGTGATCCTGATGGCCGTTAACCGGACAAATTTAAGAAATCTTACTGCGCAGCAGTGGAAAGCAGTTATTCCTTATGGCCTGTGTCTGGGCGTTATGAATCTTGTTTTTTATATGGCAATTAAAAGAATACCTATAGGTCTGGGTGTTACACTTGAATTTGTAGGGCCTTTAATGCTGGCCACATTTGGATCTAAACGTATACAGGATTATCTCTGGGTATTACTTGCAGCAGCAGGAATTGCTTTTATTGCGCCCTGGAGTAATAAGGGCATTGATTTACTCGGTGTTTTCCTGGCACTTGCAGCTGGGGCATTCTGGGCAGGTTATATTGCCCTGGGAGGCAGGATTTCTAAAATTATGAAAGGTGGTGATGCGGTGACTGTCGGGATGTTGTTTGCTACGCTGATTGTTGCTCCAATTGGAATCAGCAGCGGCGGATTGATGCAAATGACTCCGGCTCTGTTTTTACTGGGAACAGCACTGGCACTATTGTCAAGCGCAATACCATTTACATTGGAAATCAATGCATTGAGAGAAATGCCTGCACGTACATTCAGTATTTTAATGAGTCTGGAACCTGCAGTAGCGGCTTTAAGCGGGCTGTTTCTTTTACATGAATATCTTACTTTTTATCAGTGGCTGGCCATCGCCTGTGTAGTTATTGCCAGTACAGGGGCTACGTTAACCACTAAAAAAGCTATTGTACAGGAAAACGGATAA
- a CDS encoding M48 family metallopeptidase produces the protein MKKTILPLALLSLTLSLGVHSASAQIKLNSKGLGALQKGVKAATFSDADAAKLAGEAVTWMDANNTVAGPKDPYTIRLNKIFSKHENEGGLKLNYKVYKVKDINAFACADGSVRVFSSLMDIMSDDELLGIIGHEIGHVANKDTRDAVRSAYKREAITDAASSQSGVVNSLSQSQLGSFANALLDSKYNRKQESEADDYSYEFMKKHNYKVTALASAFQKFADMEKSSGAEKTKTERMLSSHPDSGTRAAKILEKAKKDGLSK, from the coding sequence ATGAAAAAAACCATCTTACCTCTCGCCCTTTTAAGCTTAACACTTTCGCTTGGGGTACATTCTGCTTCGGCACAAATTAAACTTAACAGTAAAGGTCTGGGTGCTTTGCAAAAAGGAGTTAAAGCGGCTACTTTCTCGGATGCTGATGCAGCAAAACTTGCTGGTGAAGCCGTAACCTGGATGGATGCCAATAATACAGTTGCAGGCCCTAAAGACCCTTATACCATCAGATTGAACAAAATATTCTCCAAACATGAAAATGAAGGCGGTCTTAAACTGAACTACAAAGTGTACAAAGTAAAAGATATCAATGCATTTGCCTGCGCTGATGGCAGTGTCCGTGTATTTTCTTCTCTGATGGACATTATGAGTGATGATGAATTACTGGGCATAATTGGTCATGAGATTGGTCACGTGGCCAATAAGGATACCAGAGATGCCGTAAGAAGTGCCTATAAAAGAGAAGCGATTACAGACGCAGCTTCTTCTCAGTCTGGCGTAGTAAATTCACTTTCACAAAGTCAGCTCGGAAGTTTTGCCAACGCCCTGCTTGACAGCAAATACAACCGTAAACAGGAGAGTGAAGCTGATGACTATTCTTATGAGTTTATGAAAAAGCATAATTATAAAGTTACTGCTTTAGCCAGTGCATTTCAGAAATTCGCAGATATGGAGAAATCATCCGGTGCCGAGAAAACTAAAACGGAAAGAATGTTAAGTTCACACCCTGATAGCGGCACACGTGCGGCAAAGATTTTAGAAAAAGCAAAAAAAGACGGTTTGTCTAAATAA
- a CDS encoding DeoR/GlpR family DNA-binding transcription regulator: MKKEQRFNYILTKLDQDKMVEFNTLSIELKISEDTVRRDIEELAKNGLLSKVRGGAIPRSENPLTFKDRIGYLSQDKEVIALKALRLIKNGQTIFLDGGTSVYTLVSLFPADIKLTVITNNVAIIPLLALYNGIKTIVLGGEYTRTTESLFGLEAVKGAEKFRADIFFLAPCSIDEKGVTATYKEEAELKQAMIASADQVVLLCNFNKLDTKDPYNVCRLEELTYIITEEDISCKEFDLYKKSGIIFL, from the coding sequence ATGAAAAAAGAACAACGTTTTAATTATATACTGACAAAACTGGACCAGGATAAAATGGTCGAATTTAATACTTTAAGTATTGAACTGAAAATTTCTGAAGATACCGTAAGACGTGATATTGAAGAGCTGGCAAAGAACGGCTTATTATCAAAGGTACGTGGAGGTGCCATACCAAGATCTGAGAATCCGCTTACCTTCAAAGATCGCATCGGCTATCTGAGTCAGGATAAAGAAGTGATTGCGCTTAAAGCATTAAGGCTGATCAAAAACGGGCAAACCATTTTTCTGGATGGAGGAACTTCAGTTTATACTCTTGTATCCTTATTTCCGGCAGATATTAAATTGACCGTAATCACTAATAATGTAGCTATTATTCCTCTTCTGGCACTTTATAATGGAATCAAAACTATAGTACTGGGCGGAGAATATACCAGAACCACCGAAAGTCTATTCGGACTGGAAGCGGTCAAAGGCGCTGAAAAATTCAGAGCAGATATTTTCTTTCTTGCGCCTTGTTCAATTGATGAAAAAGGAGTTACAGCAACCTATAAAGAAGAAGCCGAGCTCAAACAGGCGATGATTGCTTCAGCAGACCAGGTTGTCCTTTTATGCAACTTTAATAAACTGGACACCAAAGATCCTTACAACGTTTGCCGGCTTGAAGAGCTGACCTATATTATCACTGAAGAAGATATCAGTTGTAAAGAATTTGATTTATACAAAAAATCTGGTATTATCTTTCTTTAA
- a CDS encoding MFS transporter, whose translation MSTITKPENYIKSARRANMLNFLLCGLGIATWAPMVPYAKERLAFNDANLGLLLLLMGAGALIMMPVTGLLIRKYGSRKIMLMAIIFVALTLPLLLMMNTPVSMGCILFAFGASIGTIDVAMNAQAIHIERHYTKHIMSSFHGLFSLGGIFGPLLMGGMIKSGLQPVYASCIISILLLTIAISQYKSLLSRDQEPQTAEKTKFSWPGKTVIFLGLMCFIVFLAEGSILDWSAVFLKDIKNFDAAIAGTGYAAFSIAMTVMRLAGDKFVDRISPQKIVLFGSLLSSAGFLITVFSPWGWLTLAGFILVGLGAANIVPVLFSAAGKLKDVSASVALPAVTTMGYAGSLAGPAGIGMIAYFSSLPIAFCCIAALLLLVSISYRQK comes from the coding sequence ATGAGTACAATAACGAAACCAGAAAATTATATTAAGTCTGCACGCAGAGCCAACATGCTTAACTTTCTGCTTTGCGGTTTAGGCATTGCAACCTGGGCGCCAATGGTGCCTTATGCCAAAGAACGCCTGGCATTTAATGATGCAAATTTAGGGCTTCTTTTACTGCTTATGGGCGCGGGAGCACTGATTATGATGCCGGTAACAGGCCTGCTAATCCGTAAATACGGAAGCAGAAAGATTATGCTGATGGCAATAATTTTTGTAGCCCTGACTCTGCCACTGCTTCTGATGATGAATACGCCGGTAAGTATGGGCTGTATCCTGTTTGCATTTGGCGCATCAATAGGAACTATCGATGTGGCTATGAATGCTCAGGCAATCCATATAGAGCGCCATTATACCAAACATATTATGTCATCCTTTCACGGGCTTTTCAGTCTTGGCGGAATTTTTGGTCCGTTGTTGATGGGTGGTATGATTAAGTCCGGGCTGCAACCTGTCTATGCTTCCTGTATAATTTCCATACTGTTACTGACTATAGCAATCAGTCAGTATAAATCTCTGCTATCCAGGGATCAGGAACCTCAGACAGCTGAAAAAACAAAATTCTCGTGGCCGGGGAAAACAGTAATTTTCCTGGGTCTGATGTGTTTTATTGTTTTTCTGGCCGAAGGTTCAATTCTTGACTGGAGCGCTGTATTTTTAAAAGACATCAAAAACTTTGATGCAGCTATAGCCGGAACAGGTTATGCTGCATTTTCTATTGCAATGACTGTGATGCGTCTGGCAGGTGATAAATTTGTAGACCGCATAAGTCCGCAAAAGATAGTTCTGTTTGGTTCTTTACTTTCTTCCGCAGGTTTTTTAATTACTGTATTCAGCCCCTGGGGGTGGCTTACCCTGGCCGGGTTTATCCTGGTAGGTCTGGGAGCTGCCAATATTGTTCCTGTTTTATTCAGCGCAGCTGGTAAACTCAAAGATGTATCTGCCTCCGTAGCTTTGCCTGCAGTAACCACCATGGGATATGCAGGTTCACTTGCAGGCCCGGCGGGAATCGGAATGATTGCCTATTTCAGTTCACTGCCCATTGCATTTTGCTGTATTGCTGCCTTACTCCTGCTGGTAAGTATATCGTATCGTCAAAAATAA
- a CDS encoding TetR/AcrR family transcriptional regulator, translated as MESKENVKHRNKEQTKRKLLQAVGEIIIEKGYSGLGVNKIANKAGVDKKLIYRYFGDGNLLVETYILEKDYWLSLADKLEEFSEIQTPEKAREIIADILERQFTTFFEEEAMQRLILEELTSRTSLMAGICNIRRNIGASLLKHTDPHFKNSEVNFRAVSALLISGIYYLVLQARINGGTICGIDINTPSGRKEITKTIRHIIEWAYEIPKKKSKGN; from the coding sequence ATGGAAAGTAAAGAAAACGTTAAACACAGAAATAAAGAACAGACCAAAAGAAAACTTCTTCAGGCCGTTGGCGAAATTATAATTGAAAAAGGCTATTCGGGTTTGGGAGTTAATAAAATTGCAAACAAAGCCGGCGTAGATAAAAAACTTATTTACCGCTATTTTGGCGATGGAAATCTGCTCGTGGAAACCTATATCCTGGAAAAGGATTACTGGCTTAGTCTGGCTGATAAACTGGAAGAATTTAGTGAGATACAAACTCCTGAAAAGGCCAGAGAAATTATAGCTGACATTTTAGAGCGTCAGTTTACCACCTTCTTTGAAGAAGAGGCTATGCAAAGACTGATCCTGGAAGAACTGACATCCAGAACCTCGCTGATGGCTGGTATCTGCAACATCAGAAGAAACATAGGTGCAAGTCTGCTCAAACATACTGACCCCCATTTTAAAAATTCTGAAGTAAATTTCAGAGCGGTAAGTGCATTGCTTATATCAGGCATATATTATCTGGTTTTACAGGCCAGAATTAATGGGGGCACTATTTGCGGAATAGATATCAATACTCCTTCAGGCAGAAAGGAAATTACCAAAACCATTCGTCATATTATCGAATGGGCTTATGAAATACCCAAAAAGAAATCAAAAGGCAACTAA
- a CDS encoding class A beta-lactamase LUS-1, giving the protein MKGFFRIKSVVCGVFLLMISVNAFAQKSELREKLQRIVNAHSATIGFSLTDLRNGDTLTVNGTKHLPMQSVYKFHLALAVLDQVDQGKLKLDQKIMVKKSDLLPDTWSPLRDKYPNGEVEIPLSEILSFTVSQSDNNGCDILFRLIGGPAKVNRYIHHLGIKDVAITATEEQMHQNDQIQFTNWTTPQAATELLGLFYAKKILSPASHEFLCKVMTETSTGADKIKGLLPAGTLAAHKTGSSGANKSGLTAASNDIGIVTLPDGKHFAVAAFVSMTKEDEKATDLIIAELTKASWDYLTTGKP; this is encoded by the coding sequence ATGAAAGGATTTTTTAGAATAAAGAGCGTGGTTTGCGGAGTGTTTTTACTGATGATTTCAGTCAATGCTTTTGCTCAGAAAAGTGAACTACGGGAAAAGCTTCAGCGTATTGTCAATGCACATTCAGCGACCATTGGATTCTCGCTGACAGATCTCCGGAATGGAGATACCTTAACGGTTAACGGTACAAAACATTTACCCATGCAAAGTGTCTATAAATTTCATCTTGCACTTGCCGTTTTAGATCAGGTTGATCAGGGTAAGTTAAAGCTGGATCAGAAAATAATGGTTAAAAAAAGTGACTTGTTACCAGATACCTGGAGCCCGTTAAGAGATAAATACCCGAACGGAGAAGTTGAAATTCCTTTGTCAGAAATTTTAAGTTTTACAGTTTCGCAAAGTGATAACAATGGTTGTGATATCCTGTTCAGGTTGATTGGCGGCCCTGCAAAAGTAAACCGGTATATTCATCATCTTGGGATAAAAGATGTAGCCATTACAGCTACTGAAGAACAAATGCACCAGAATGACCAGATCCAGTTTACCAATTGGACTACCCCTCAGGCTGCTACAGAGTTACTGGGACTGTTTTATGCTAAAAAAATACTTTCTCCGGCATCCCATGAATTTTTATGTAAGGTCATGACCGAAACGTCTACCGGAGCTGACAAAATTAAAGGTTTATTGCCTGCAGGTACTTTAGCCGCCCATAAAACCGGTAGCTCAGGCGCTAATAAATCAGGGCTGACAGCAGCTTCCAATGATATTGGCATTGTAACTCTTCCTGACGGAAAACATTTTGCCGTTGCTGCATTCGTGTCTATGACTAAAGAAGATGAAAAAGCAACTGACCTGATTATTGCAGAGCTTACTAAAGCGAGCTGGGATTACCTGACCACAGGGAAACCATAA
- a CDS encoding tetratricopeptide repeat protein, which translates to MLIINGRVKPSELCCFIALFLISLICFDAKADPVKAVPDPVREKITRLNKKAAGLNRDSTNQAIAYAYEAYLMAYENKFKEQEADALSVLAEGYLYNDIYDLALEYAFNALEIYKKQANQEKISATYTLLGWIYYDVENAEFALKYHTQAYELYKKLGNQNKAAVSLNGIGLIYQLKNEFRKANAYFNQALSIAGQYKNQALISAAYNNLGISSNNTNDYNQAITYFNQSMQHSTGNLLSLAEVNNQMAFSLIRLGRYPEGLAALNKARAYIDQSTSNSKKENLLDNYKVFSLLYKLTGDYKQAYINIDKYNTVREEFLSKNKVNALITLTMKREAQEKEREIKALSLEKSLKSYQRNTLAIIIVLLFVIGFLLYNKLRAQQRKKAELAQMQQQLIQKELELTVSDKVALNNKLEFNHTELKNYALYMSHRNELITDFLAELNTLAHTYQEELSSKLYKLINKFRYDINIEKYLEDFNLQIEAKYQDFFYNLRQKFPTLTQNEIRLSAQIRLNLSIKEIASLNNISVKSVEMARYRLRKHFDLTQQDNLNDFLKSF; encoded by the coding sequence ATGCTGATAATAAACGGAAGGGTAAAACCCTCAGAACTATGCTGTTTTATAGCTTTATTTTTGATTTCTCTGATTTGCTTCGATGCAAAAGCCGATCCAGTCAAAGCTGTTCCTGATCCTGTCAGAGAAAAAATTACCAGACTCAATAAAAAAGCAGCTGGTTTAAACAGAGATTCTACCAACCAGGCTATTGCCTATGCCTATGAGGCTTATTTAATGGCTTATGAGAATAAATTTAAAGAACAGGAAGCAGACGCGCTGAGCGTACTGGCAGAAGGATATCTTTATAATGATATCTATGACCTGGCCCTGGAGTATGCCTTTAACGCACTGGAAATATATAAAAAGCAGGCTAACCAGGAGAAGATCAGTGCTACCTATACCTTATTGGGCTGGATTTATTATGATGTGGAAAATGCAGAGTTTGCACTCAAATACCATACGCAGGCATATGAACTGTATAAAAAACTGGGAAATCAAAATAAAGCTGCCGTTTCTTTAAATGGAATCGGACTGATCTATCAGCTGAAAAATGAATTCCGGAAAGCGAATGCCTATTTTAATCAGGCATTGAGTATTGCAGGCCAGTATAAAAATCAGGCTTTAATCAGCGCTGCTTATAATAACCTGGGTATAAGCAGCAATAATACCAATGATTATAATCAGGCCATTACTTATTTTAACCAGTCAATGCAGCATTCTACAGGTAATCTGCTGTCACTTGCGGAAGTTAATAATCAGATGGCTTTTTCATTGATCAGACTGGGGCGTTATCCTGAAGGATTAGCTGCTTTAAACAAAGCGAGAGCTTATATTGATCAGTCTACCTCAAATTCTAAAAAAGAAAATCTGCTGGATAACTATAAGGTGTTCTCTCTTTTATATAAGCTTACCGGAGATTATAAACAAGCCTATATAAATATTGATAAATATAATACGGTAAGAGAAGAGTTTCTGTCTAAAAATAAGGTAAATGCACTCATTACCCTGACCATGAAAAGGGAAGCCCAGGAAAAGGAAAGAGAAATTAAAGCGCTGTCCCTGGAAAAAAGTCTTAAATCTTATCAGCGGAATACACTTGCCATTATTATTGTGCTGCTGTTTGTGATCGGATTTTTACTTTACAATAAACTCAGGGCGCAGCAAAGAAAAAAAGCGGAGCTGGCACAAATGCAGCAGCAGCTGATTCAGAAAGAACTGGAGCTTACAGTTTCAGATAAAGTAGCCCTTAATAATAAACTGGAATTTAATCATACCGAACTGAAGAACTATGCGCTTTATATGTCACACAGAAATGAGCTGATTACTGATTTTCTGGCTGAACTGAATACACTTGCTCACACTTATCAGGAAGAGTTATCTTCAAAACTCTATAAACTGATCAACAAATTCAGGTATGATATTAATATTGAAAAATATCTGGAAGACTTCAATTTACAGATTGAAGCAAAATATCAGGACTTCTTTTATAATCTGAGACAGAAGTTTCCGACGCTGACCCAGAATGAGATCAGGTTGTCTGCTCAGATCAGGTTAAACTTATCAATTAAAGAAATCGCTTCCTTAAATAACATATCTGTTAAATCTGTAGAGATGGCAAGGTACCGTTTGCGTAAACATTTTGATCTGACCCAGCAGGATAACCTGAATGATTTCCTCAAATCATTCTAA
- a CDS encoding SusC/RagA family TonB-linked outer membrane protein: MIKILRWPIHLLFGLLVIMLTVYTAFAQNIPVKGQILNEADQPIAGINIKIKGAVTSTRSAEDGRFTISASASDILVFSAVSFKTQEIQVTPGREMRVVLLMDMKGLDEVVVIGYGTQRKSNLTSAVTSVSGEKLQQVASNNPVNALQGRVAGLSVSSPGGNPGQVADVRLRGIGTFGVHQPLYIIDGVPGNPYYLSNTDIASIEVLKDGAAASIYGSSSANGVILITTKKGKKGAPVIDVSGYYSIVNPTAKYSFLDAEGYKKLHTQMYTNAGILPSAFPAYLTKNSPNNTDWQKLINRQGISQNYNVGLNGGGDYLTYALSGDLTDDKGTFIGSSFNKKSVKLRNDFTKGILTVGSNIIYAETMAEAAKFDTKDSYFQSPLLPVLDSNEKYGYGLTENGLPKFQNPIAADHFLEGYTKTKYLGGNMRFGLKLYKGLTYTANLNYITSQTEDYAHNPPFRANANDPLVSYPRVYNKILNYKERLMEHLINYDTDFGKHSFKIVAGYTAQEKTNRFLSATVDGKTIIRTVVNGKIVEKEVPGGFSDPNFNTITAGLGGTFNAAGSNNKYVRLSTLGRISYAYDQKYLLQVSARRDGSSVFGENRRYGVFPSASVGWNISKESFLREVKWLSSLKIRASYGELGNEGGLGFYDHQALITTVNNWSGGYVQGSGSTPWPGSASYALLNRDLRWETIKSKNIGLDYGLFNNQLTGSLNYFDNITDGLLITKEVPPSAGLNDPILNVGKISNKGLELETNYKFSRNDWNFDLGGAFSLLRNRVISLANQNQILYGAGLRYGIDHIPTQTKVGKEIGAFYLYEANGLFQTDAEAANYKNASGDLLQPNAKAGDVRFKDTNGDGVINEADKTYQGSGFARFEYSLNFAVNYKNFDLSLFWQGVGGNKIYNGNRFELEGMDAGRNFLTTTLNAWTPQNTQTDMPRAVLGDPNRNARESTRFLENGAYLRLKLVQLGYTLPASLLQKMKITRLRVYLSGQNLVTFTKYSGLDPEIGTFSALDTGVDRMMYPQNKRLLAGLQLTF; the protein is encoded by the coding sequence ATGATTAAAATTCTACGATGGCCAATCCATTTACTGTTCGGGCTGCTTGTCATAATGCTTACTGTGTATACAGCATTTGCACAAAATATCCCTGTAAAAGGACAAATCCTGAATGAGGCAGATCAGCCCATTGCAGGAATCAATATAAAAATCAAGGGTGCTGTGACCAGTACCAGATCAGCAGAAGATGGCAGGTTTACGATCAGTGCTTCTGCAAGTGATATCCTGGTTTTTTCGGCAGTAAGTTTCAAAACACAGGAAATACAGGTTACCCCGGGCAGGGAAATGCGCGTGGTTTTATTAATGGACATGAAAGGTCTGGATGAAGTGGTTGTAATTGGCTATGGAACACAGCGCAAAAGTAATCTGACCAGTGCGGTTACTTCTGTCAGCGGTGAGAAATTACAGCAGGTAGCTTCAAATAATCCTGTAAATGCCCTGCAGGGGCGTGTTGCGGGGCTAAGTGTCAGCAGCCCGGGAGGCAATCCGGGGCAGGTAGCGGATGTCCGGCTGAGGGGTATTGGAACCTTTGGTGTGCATCAGCCATTATATATTATAGATGGCGTACCCGGAAATCCCTATTACCTGAGTAACACTGATATTGCTTCTATTGAGGTGCTTAAAGATGGGGCTGCGGCTTCTATTTATGGTTCAAGCAGTGCAAACGGTGTCATTCTGATCACCACCAAAAAAGGTAAAAAAGGAGCCCCGGTTATAGATGTTTCGGGTTATTACAGTATAGTTAACCCGACGGCTAAATATAGTTTTCTGGATGCTGAAGGTTATAAAAAACTGCATACCCAGATGTATACCAATGCAGGCATTCTGCCTTCGGCTTTTCCAGCCTATCTGACTAAAAACAGCCCGAATAATACAGACTGGCAGAAACTGATTAACCGTCAGGGGATTTCTCAGAATTATAATGTGGGTTTAAACGGTGGCGGCGATTATCTGACTTATGCTTTGAGCGGTGACCTGACTGATGATAAGGGTACTTTTATCGGTTCTTCCTTCAATAAGAAATCTGTAAAGCTCAGAAATGATTTTACCAAAGGTATTCTTACCGTTGGTAGTAATATCATTTATGCTGAAACTATGGCCGAAGCGGCTAAATTTGATACTAAGGACAGCTATTTTCAATCTCCTTTACTGCCTGTCCTGGACAGCAATGAAAAATACGGTTACGGGCTGACTGAAAACGGGCTGCCCAAATTTCAAAATCCGATTGCGGCGGATCACTTTCTGGAAGGCTATACCAAAACCAAATATCTGGGCGGGAATATGAGGTTCGGCCTGAAGTTATACAAGGGGCTGACTTATACAGCCAATTTAAACTATATCACCAGCCAGACCGAAGATTATGCGCATAATCCACCATTCAGGGCAAATGCCAATGATCCTCTGGTTTCCTATCCGAGAGTTTATAATAAGATCTTAAATTATAAGGAGCGCCTGATGGAGCACCTGATCAACTATGATACTGATTTTGGCAAACATAGCTTCAAGATCGTTGCTGGCTATACTGCTCAGGAAAAAACAAACAGGTTTTTAAGCGCAACTGTTGACGGTAAAACGATTATCAGAACTGTAGTTAATGGTAAGATTGTAGAAAAAGAGGTGCCGGGAGGATTTAGTGATCCGAATTTTAATACCATTACAGCTGGTTTGGGCGGTACTTTTAACGCTGCTGGTTCTAATAATAAGTATGTCAGGTTATCTACGCTGGGAAGGATCAGTTATGCTTATGATCAGAAATATTTGCTGCAGGTATCTGCCAGAAGAGATGGTTCTTCAGTATTTGGAGAAAACAGGCGTTATGGGGTATTCCCGTCTGCCTCAGTAGGGTGGAATATTAGTAAAGAATCCTTTTTAAGAGAAGTTAAATGGTTAAGCAGTTTAAAAATCAGAGCCAGTTATGGTGAACTGGGGAATGAAGGCGGACTGGGCTTCTATGATCATCAGGCATTAATCACAACGGTAAATAACTGGTCCGGAGGTTATGTACAGGGCTCAGGATCTACGCCATGGCCGGGATCAGCAAGTTATGCTTTATTAAACAGAGATCTGCGCTGGGAAACCATCAAATCTAAAAACATAGGTCTGGATTATGGTTTGTTCAATAATCAGCTGACTGGTTCCCTGAATTATTTTGATAACATTACTGACGGGTTGCTGATTACCAAAGAAGTTCCTCCTTCGGCGGGTTTGAATGACCCTATCCTGAATGTGGGTAAAATTTCCAATAAGGGGCTGGAACTGGAAACCAATTATAAATTTAGCAGAAACGACTGGAATTTTGATCTGGGCGGGGCATTTAGTCTGCTAAGAAACAGGGTCATTAGCCTGGCGAACCAGAACCAGATACTTTATGGAGCTGGTTTAAGATATGGTATAGACCATATTCCTACACAAACAAAGGTTGGAAAAGAGATCGGTGCTTTTTATCTGTATGAGGCTAATGGCCTGTTCCAGACAGATGCAGAAGCTGCTAATTACAAAAATGCCAGCGGCGATCTGCTGCAGCCGAATGCCAAAGCGGGGGATGTCAGATTTAAGGATACCAACGGTGATGGCGTGATCAACGAAGCTGATAAAACTTACCAGGGTTCAGGTTTTGCCAGATTTGAATACAGTTTGAATTTTGCAGTGAACTATAAAAACTTTGATTTATCTCTTTTCTGGCAGGGTGTAGGCGGAAATAAGATTTATAATGGAAACCGCTTTGAACTGGAGGGAATGGATGCAGGCAGAAATTTCCTGACAACTACTTTAAATGCCTGGACACCGCAAAATACACAGACTGACATGCCAAGGGCGGTACTGGGTGATCCAAACAGAAATGCCCGGGAATCGACACGTTTTCTTGAAAATGGTGCTTACCTGAGATTAAAACTGGTACAGCTGGGCTATACGCTTCCGGCTTCACTTCTTCAAAAAATGAAGATTACCAGGTTAAGGGTCTATCTGAGCGGTCAGAACCTGGTCACTTTTACCAAATATTCAGGTCTTGATCCGGAAATCGGAACATTCAGCGCATTGGATACGGGCGTGGACAGAATGATGTATCCTCAAAATAAGAGATTACTGGCAGGTCTTCAACTGACCTTTTAA